From the genome of Deltaproteobacteria bacterium:
GGCGTTTACGCTCGACGTCGATCTCACGATTCCGTCGCGGGGGGTGAGCGCGCTGTTCGGTCACTCGGGGTCGGGCAAGACGACGCTGTTGCGATGCGTCGCGGGGCTGGAACGCCCGCATACCGGTCGCCTCGCGATCGATGGCGAAATCTGGCAGGACGGCGGGCGAGGCCTGCCCACGCACCGGCGTCCCATCGGCTACGTCTTTCAGGAGGCGAGCCTGTTTCCCCACCTGACCGTGATGGGCAATTTGCGTTACGGCGTCAAACGCGCGCCCGGTGCGAACGGCGTGAATCTCGACCACGTGATCGACCTGCTCGGCATCGGCCCGCTGCTCGAACGCAAGCCCGATCGCCTGTCCGGCGGCGAACGCCAGCGTGTCGGCATCGCACGGGCGTTGGCCGTGAGCCCGCGTGTTCTCCTGATGGACGAACCCCTCGCGTCGCTCGACGACCAGCGCAAGCAGGAGATTCTGCCCTACCTCGACCGGCTGCATGACGACCTGAAAATTCCGGTCATCTACGTCAGCCACTCGCTCGACGAACTCGCGCGGCTCGCGGACTACATGGTGTACATGAAGGATGGACAGGCCCTCGCGACCGGGCCGATCGGGAAGGTCGTCACCACGCTGGGCCTGCGTTTCGGTTTCGGCGGCGAGGCCGAATCGCTCATCGAGGCGACCGTCGCGGATCACGACGGCGATTACGCGTTGACTTATCTCGATTCACCGCTCGGCCGCGTGACCGTGCCGCGAAAGAACTTTTCATCTGGACACCCCGTGCGCCTGCGAATCTTCGCGCACGACGTGAGCATCACGCTCACGCGCGAGACCGACACGAGCATCCTGAACATCTTTCCCGTCACCGTCGAGGAAGTCATCGCGTACCGGGAGTCGCAGGCGCTGGTGAAGCTCGGCGCGGGCGGCGCGTCGGTCCTCTCGTGCATCACGACCAAATCCGCCGCGCTGCTCGATCTGCGTCCCGGGAAGTCGGTCTTCGCGCAGGTGAAGACCATCGCCACGCTCGCGTGAGGCGTTTGACAGGATTTCGTCTCGCCTCCTATGATTTCCGCGCCGTGTCCGGCGGAACAGACGCGGCCCGGCGGTGCGGAAGACCCGGACCGCGGCCATGACGGTTTGCGACGTTGAACACCGCCGCCAACGCCGGCCGCGGTGATGGATGATCGAACCGAACGAGCCCATCGTTCCCTCGCGTGTTTATCCGCTTCCCCTCGACCAGATCCGTGAACACGTCCGCGAACACGCCGAGGAAAAACCCGTGCGCGGCCATTTTGCCACGCGGGCGCTCATGGCGGTCATCACGGGCGTCATCCGCGCGCTGAGCTGGGAAGCCGCTTACACTCTGGGAGGCGCGATCGGTTCGGTTCTCTATCGGCTGCGCGTGCGGTGGGGCGTCGCGAAGGTCAACCTCGACATCGCCTTCGGCGAGAAGAAAACCGCGTCGGAGAAAGACGCGATCTACCGCGCGTCGCTGAAAAATCTCGGCCGGCAGATCGTCAACTACATCCGCATGCCGCTCATGGACGACCGATTCTGGGCGGAGAATTTCACGATCGAAAACGAGCACCTGTTGCGCGACGCTTACAATCAGGGGCGCGGCGTGGTGTTCATCTACATGCACTTCGGCCCCTGGGAGATGGCGGGCGGCAAGATCGGCCACTGCGGCTACCCGCTTTCGGTCGTCGCCAAGGCCATGAAAAACCCGGCGATCGATCGCTTCGTGATCGAGGCGCGCAACAGCATGTTGCTGGGGTCGATCAAGCACCGCGACGCCATGCCGCGCATCCTCGCGGGGCTGCGCAAGGGCGAGGGCATCGTGATGGTGATCGACCAGAACATGAAACGCAGCCAGGGTGTGTTCGTGGAATGGATGGGGCGCGTTGCGTCCACCGTGCGTTCCGCGTCGTGGCTCGCGCGCGAATCCGGCGCGCCGGTCATCACGGGCGTTGCGAGGCAAACGGGCCCGAAGAGCTTCGAGATGAAAATGCTGGATGAGATTCCGTGGCAGCCGCACCCCGATCCCGCGGAAGAACTCGTCGTCAACACGCAGAACTACGTGCGTGTGCTGGAGCGCGGCATCTACGCCATGCCCGAGGAATGGTTCTGGCTCAACCGCCGATGGAAGGTTCAGCCCGAGGGGATGCAGAGCCCTTACGGCTCCTGAGCCGCGCCCGGGATTGTTCCGACAAAGCCGATCGCGGCACCCCAAAAAAAGTCCTCATCACCGTGCGGCAGGTGCGCCGAGAATTCCGAGACCAACTCGATCCGG
Proteins encoded in this window:
- the modC gene encoding molybdenum ABC transporter ATP-binding protein translates to MATACEEGRVVSIEARFRVEWPAFTLDVDLTIPSRGVSALFGHSGSGKTTLLRCVAGLERPHTGRLAIDGEIWQDGGRGLPTHRRPIGYVFQEASLFPHLTVMGNLRYGVKRAPGANGVNLDHVIDLLGIGPLLERKPDRLSGGERQRVGIARALAVSPRVLLMDEPLASLDDQRKQEILPYLDRLHDDLKIPVIYVSHSLDELARLADYMVYMKDGQALATGPIGKVVTTLGLRFGFGGEAESLIEATVADHDGDYALTYLDSPLGRVTVPRKNFSSGHPVRLRIFAHDVSITLTRETDTSILNIFPVTVEEVIAYRESQALVKLGAGGASVLSCITTKSAALLDLRPGKSVFAQVKTIATLA
- a CDS encoding lysophospholipid acyltransferase family protein, with translation MIEPNEPIVPSRVYPLPLDQIREHVREHAEEKPVRGHFATRALMAVITGVIRALSWEAAYTLGGAIGSVLYRLRVRWGVAKVNLDIAFGEKKTASEKDAIYRASLKNLGRQIVNYIRMPLMDDRFWAENFTIENEHLLRDAYNQGRGVVFIYMHFGPWEMAGGKIGHCGYPLSVVAKAMKNPAIDRFVIEARNSMLLGSIKHRDAMPRILAGLRKGEGIVMVIDQNMKRSQGVFVEWMGRVASTVRSASWLARESGAPVITGVARQTGPKSFEMKMLDEIPWQPHPDPAEELVVNTQNYVRVLERGIYAMPEEWFWLNRRWKVQPEGMQSPYGS